TGGCGAGCTTGCCGCCGCCGCCGATGCCCTCGACCCGAACAAGGACGGTCCGGCCTTGAGCGAGGCGGGGCCGAGCGAGGTCGCGCATGCGGCAAAGGCGTTTAACGCGATGCGGGAGAGGATTGCCCATTACCTCGAAGAGCGCGTCCAGATCCTGGCGGCAATCTCGCATGACCTGCAGACGCCGATCACCCGCATGCGGCTGCGCGCCGACATGGCGGAGGAGTCGCCGGAGAAAGACAAGCTGGTGCATGATCTCGGCGAGATCCAGCGTCTCGTCCAGGACGGGATTGCCTATGCGCGCAGCGCGCATGGCAACGGCGAGAAGAGCGCCCGGATCGATCTCGCTTCGTTCATCGACAGCATAGCCTATGACTACCAGGATATCGGAAAGGCCGTCACCGTCGTCGGGCTGGTTCAGGGCGCCGCCTTCACCAAGCCGCATGCACTTCGCCGAATCCTGTCGAACTTCATCGACAATGCGCTGAAGTTCGCTGGTGCTGCCGAGATTAGTGTCGAGCGCAGCGCCGAGAACGATATCGTGATCACAGTCATGGATCGCGGGCCGGGAATTCCGGACGATATGCTGGAAGCCGCCATGCAGCCTTTCTTCCGGCTGGAACAATCCCGCAACAGGGAGACCGGCGGCACCGGTCTCGGTCTTGCTATCGCCCAGCAACTGACGGCCAAGATTGGTGGGTCGCTCCGGCTCCACAATCGCGCTGGCGGCGGGCTGGCAGCGGAAATCACTATCCGTTGACATCAGAGGCGCTGCAAAATTTCGAGACGTTTTGTATGTGAAGATGTCCTCGATACCGGATGCTACGCTTTGTGACATTTCGGGCGATTTCGGAAACATGGCGGATATATCCGTCGGTCAAACCACACTCCGTCAACCCGGCCGCGCAGCGCGGCCAGTCGCCTGGAGCGACGCAACACAAGGAGTGTTCCATGACAAAGATCGATAAGGTTCTCTATACCGGCAAGACCCATACGACGGGCGGGCGCGATGGCGCTTCGCACAGCGACGACGGCCAGTTGGAGATCAAGCTTTCGCCTCCGGGCAGCAACCGCGC
The nucleotide sequence above comes from Rhizobium indicum. Encoded proteins:
- a CDS encoding sensor histidine kinase, producing the protein MKAAIPLPSGLTWPSTLRSRIFLILLIGLALAYGLSFSVLYMERYMSAKAVMLGTLENDVATSIAVLDRLPPGERGDLLDRLSRGNYRFVLGPGLPGVPDTSSKGAEISGKIEEAIGHRFPIRIERIPGDVNRLQAHLTLSDGSPLTIDVTPKGVMPIAAWLPYVFVIQMALLILCTWFAVRQAIRPLGELAAAADALDPNKDGPALSEAGPSEVAHAAKAFNAMRERIAHYLEERVQILAAISHDLQTPITRMRLRADMAEESPEKDKLVHDLGEIQRLVQDGIAYARSAHGNGEKSARIDLASFIDSIAYDYQDIGKAVTVVGLVQGAAFTKPHALRRILSNFIDNALKFAGAAEISVERSAENDIVITVMDRGPGIPDDMLEAAMQPFFRLEQSRNRETGGTGLGLAIAQQLTAKIGGSLRLHNRAGGGLAAEITIR